One Fusobacterium varium genomic window, ATCTATAGCAAAAATATAGTATAAAGATTGGTTATAATAATCTGTCTTTTTTAAACTTTCAAAATATTTTTGTGCTTCTTTTAATCTATTTAATTTGTATAGAGAGAAACCGTATCCATACATCAATTTAGGATCGTTTGGAGTATTAGTTTTTGAATAATAGCTGATTGCCCTATTGTAATCTCCCTTAGTAGCATACAGATCTCCTATCATTCTCATAGCCTCTCCATATTCCTTTGTTCCTTGAAGCATAGAAACATAATTCTCTACAATCTCTCCATTTCCTCTATTACTATATATCTCTATCAGATTAAGTATTGATTTTCTTCCATAAGCACTTGATTTATCTTTTTCTACAACTTTTTTAAAAGCAGTTATAGCTTCATCAACTCTATTTTGTTTATAATAAGCTGATCCATAAAGATAATTCATCATTACCCTATTTTTACCACTATTTTTAGAATAATTATCTAAATATAGAACTGTTTTGGGATATTCACCTTTATTATATGCCAACATTGCCAATCCTAACATTGAATCATCAGCATACTTTTTATTCAATTCTATTAACTTTTTAAATAATTCCTCTGCTTTAGGATAATTTTCTTTAGCTAAATAAGTCATAGCTGCATCATAAAAAGCTTTTTCATAATATATTCCATTTTTGTCTAAAGATTTTAGATAAAATTCACTTTTTTCACTCTCTCCCAATGCAGTGTAACACTTCATCAAATAAAAGTTTATTTCATCCTTCTCTTTTCTACTTAAATTACTATTAAGAGATAACATTTTAAAATAAACTATTGCATTTTCATAATCTTCTTGAAGCAAATATGCCTTTGCTATTCTATCTTGGATATTTCTTGTATGTCTAGATTCTGGATATTTTTTTAAGAATTTTACTGACTCTGTTACTGCAATAGAAAATTTCTTTTGCTTATATAGTTCATCTAAGAATGCTATATCCTCTTTTTCAGAAGCAACTAATATCATATTCGTACTTAATAACAGTGCAAGCACCCAATGTAATTTTTTCAATGTGCTCCCTCCTAAATTTTATAAAAATTTTTTAAAACTCTTCTTATTTCTTCTATAGATACAGTTGTATTTACACATGGCTCATTGAGTATTTTATTAAATACTCCGATTACTCTTACAGGAAAAGCATCATGAATTCCAGACATTAAATCTCTTTTACATGCCACTGCTATCACTAAATTTGGCTTTATCTCTTTTATATGTTTTCTTGCTAAAGTTCCTCCAGTAGCTATTTTTATCTCAACTGGATACTCTTTTTTTAACTGTAATAGATCACTTATAACACACTGTCCACAACTACGACAATTATCTATATCTGATGTTACCTTATATGGACATACATATTTTTGAATACAATGAGGTAATAAAATCAATATTTTATTTATCTTCTTATTTTTAAGTTCTTTTTCTACTATTTTATTGTTGTATTCTAAAAATTTTTCTGCTATTTCATTCTTTTCAACAGGATTTTTTTTTCTATCTGTAAACAAAAATAACATATAATAAAAATCATACACTATTTTTCTAAAAAAATTAATGTTCATTCTTTTACCTCTTTAATTTTATTAGAAAATTATACCACAATTATATCCCTATTTCAAACATTCAAAATTTTACTCACAAGAAAAATAGAGCTAATGTTCTTTATTAGCTCATTTTTTATAATTAATCTTTTAAAGCAAGTGGCATAACTACATAAAGATAATTAGTTTCAGCTTCTTGTCTAATTCTTACTGAACTATTAGGACTTATAAAGTTTAAAATAATATCACTATCTTTATCTAAGTTTTGAATAAATTCTGATATAAATTTAGCATTAAGAGAGATCTTTATTCTTTCTCCCTCATATTCTACTTCTAATTGTTCATTAATTCTAGCAATATCATTAACTCCATTTATTTTAAGAAGTTTTCCCTCAATCTCAAATGTTGCCCCATATTTAGATTCTGCATTGTTTTTTACAAATATAATTATTCTTCTTAATACCTTTGAAAAGACATCATTATTTATAATAAGAGTCTTATTGTAAGCATCATTTCCTAAAATTCCTTTATAATTAGGAAATACTAAGTCTATAACTCTACTTACCATCAATGTTTCAGCTATTTTAAAATATATCTGTTTTTCTGTTGAATATACTACGATTTCAACTTCATCCATATTTTTCAATAGTTTAGTTAGAGCTTCAACTGTATTTAAAGGTATGCTTACTTCTATACTTCCTTTTATCTCTTCTAATTCTTTTTCTAAGAAAACAAGTCTATATGTATCAGTTGTTGCAAATTTTAGTTTTTTACCCTCATTTTCCATTCTAACACAATTTATAGAAAGATTATCACTTGATGTTGAAGCTGCAAATTTTACTTTTTCTAAAATATTAGCTAACTCCACACTATTAATTTTAAAGTTTTCTTTATCTTTTACTGATTCTACACTTTCTATAATATTAGGGAAATCTTCTGGATTCATTAAAGAAAATTCTGATGCTGAGTCTGAACTCTCTATATAAAGATTGTTATCTCTTACACTTAAAACGATCTCTTCATCTTTTATCTCTCTTAAATATTCATCTACTAATTGATGTTGAAAAACTATTTTTCCCTCTTCTATTATCTCTTCTACCTTTGTTTCAGTTGTGATAGTTGTTTCTAAGTTAGTTCCACAAAAAAATAGATTATCTCCTTTTGTTTCTAAATATGTACAAGAAATTATTGGTTTTATTTTATTTTCACTAATAACCTTTTCTACTATTTTTAATCTCTTTAAGAACTCCTGTCTTTTTACCCTTACAATCAACTTTCTTTCCTCCCTATTTAACTTACCTTAATTAAAAAAGCCCTCTTTTAAATCTTTAGTGTATCTAAACTTAAGCTTTTCTAATGTCCTTTTCTCTATTTGACGAACTCTTTCACGAGTTATATTTAAACTTTTTCCAATCTCTTCAAGTGTATAAATATCAGAACCATCTAAACCATATCTCTGTTTTAATATTGATTTTTCTCTTTCATCAAGTTCCTCAACTAAATCTCTTACATGTTTCATTCCCATTTCACGAAAAATCTCTTCTTCCATAGAGATCTCTTGTTCTTGAGCTATAGTATCCTCCAAGGAGATATCCTCTCCAATTGACATACTTAAAGACATAGGGTCTTGAAAATCCCT contains:
- a CDS encoding DUF116 domain-containing protein, coding for MNINFFRKIVYDFYYMLFLFTDRKKNPVEKNEIAEKFLEYNNKIVEKELKNKKINKILILLPHCIQKYVCPYKVTSDIDNCRSCGQCVISDLLQLKKEYPVEIKIATGGTLARKHIKEIKPNLVIAVACKRDLMSGIHDAFPVRVIGVFNKILNEPCVNTTVSIEEIRRVLKNFYKI
- the dnaN gene encoding DNA polymerase III subunit beta: MIVRVKRQEFLKRLKIVEKVISENKIKPIISCTYLETKGDNLFFCGTNLETTITTETKVEEIIEEGKIVFQHQLVDEYLREIKDEEIVLSVRDNNLYIESSDSASEFSLMNPEDFPNIIESVESVKDKENFKINSVELANILEKVKFAASTSSDNLSINCVRMENEGKKLKFATTDTYRLVFLEKELEEIKGSIEVSIPLNTVEALTKLLKNMDEVEIVVYSTEKQIYFKIAETLMVSRVIDLVFPNYKGILGNDAYNKTLIINNDVFSKVLRRIIIFVKNNAESKYGATFEIEGKLLKINGVNDIARINEQLEVEYEGERIKISLNAKFISEFIQNLDKDSDIILNFISPNSSVRIRQEAETNYLYVVMPLALKD